From a region of the Cucumis sativus cultivar 9930 chromosome 6, Cucumber_9930_V3, whole genome shotgun sequence genome:
- the LOC101222502 gene encoding chromatin assembly factor 1 subunit FAS2 — translation MKGGTLQISWHDSKPVLTLDFHPISGLLATGGADFDIKLWLLNSGEEQKKVPGATYQTSLSYHGSAVNSLRFSPSGEQLASGADGGELIIWKLHHVESGQSWKVLKTLSFHRKDVLDLQWSHDGAYLISGSVDNSCIIWDVSKGSVQQILDAHLHYVQGVALDPLGKYAASLSSDRSCRIYAYKPPTKVKNSEKMTYVCQHVITKAENVAVDDSKSARNHLFHDETLPSFFRRLAWSPDGSFLLVPAGISKMSPASEPVNTAYIFSRKDLSRPAIQLPGASKPVVAVCFCPKLFKLRGLNSAGFFKLPHRVIFAVATLNSLYIYDTESAVPLAIMAGLHYAAITDVAWSADAHYLALSSQDGYCTLVEFENDELGLPFALSVDVEDQIGTTTDQNMSLTDVTINDDENRRIEAEGKHEENKSVEKPENMVIEKASSGDNLVESDNRGHEIEKASKQVSISSSSNSVKPAKRRITPMAIDP, via the exons ATGAAGGGTGGGACGCTTCAGATCAGCTGGCACGACTCAAAGCCAGTGCTCACTCTTGATTTCCATCCAATTTCAGGTCTCCTCGCAACTGGCGGTGCCGATTTCGATATCAAG CTTTGGTTATTAAATTCAGGGGAAGAGCAGAAAAAGGTCCCTGGTGCTACTTATCAAACCAGCCTTTCTTACCATGGTTCTGCTGTTAATAGCCTTCGTTTCTCACCTTCTG GAGAACAGCTTGCCTCTGGTGCCGATG GAGGCGAGCTTATCATATGGAAATTGCACCATGTGGAAAGTGGCCAGTCTTGGAAGGTCCTCAAGACATTATC ATTTCACCGGAAGGATGTGCTGGACCTACAGTGGTCCCATGATGGTGCATATTTAATATCTGGATCTGTAGATAATTCTTGCATCATATGGGATGTAAGCAAAG GATCCGTACAGCAGATTTTAGATGCCCATTTGCACTATGTTCAAGGTGTAGCATTGGACCCACTGGGAAAGTATGCTGCTTCTCTGAGTTCGGATAGAAGTTGCAGAATCTATGCCTATAAACCCccaacaaaagtaaaaaacagtGAGAAAATGACTTATGTTTGCCAGCATGTCATTACTAAGGCAGAAAATGTTGCAGTTGATGATTCTAAG TCTGCCAGAAACCATCTCTTTCATGACGAGACATTGCCATCTTTCTTCCGAAGGTTAGCCTGGTCACCTGATGGATCTTTTCTACTCGTGCCTGCAG GTATTAGTAAAATGTCGCCAGCATCTGAACCGGTAAATACAGCCTATATATTTTCTAGAAAGGATCTCTCGAG ACCTGCTATTCAGCTCCCTGGCGCCAGCAAGCCGGTTGTAGCAGTATGCTTTTGTCCAAAGCTTTTTAAACTTAGAGGATTAAATTCAG CTGGGTTCTTTAAGCTTCCACATCGGGTGATTTTTGCCGTAgcaactttaaattctttgtACATATATGACACCGAAAGTGCTGTGCCACTAGCCATCATGGCTGGCCTTCACTATGCTGCCATAACGGATGTAGCGTG GTCGGCAGATGCTCATTATTTAGCACTATCTTCTCAAGATGGTTACTGCACCTTggtagaatttgaaaatgacgAACTAGGATTACCATTCGCTCTATCAG TCGATGTAGAAGATCAAATAGGAACAACAACCGATCAGAATATGAGTTTAACAGATGTGACTATAAACGACGACGAAAATAGGAGAATAGAAGCAGAAGGGAAACACGAAGAAAACAAAAGCGTTGAAAAGCCAGAAAACATGGTGATTGAAAAAGCTTCAAGTGGAGACAATCTTGTTGAATCTGACAACAGAGGACACGAAATTGAAAAGGCAAGTAAACAAGTATCTATAAGCTCTTCTAGCAACTCTGTTAAGCCTGCCAAAAGGCGCATTACACCCATGGCTATTGATCCATGA